The Fulvivirga maritima genome segment TGGGAAATAACGTTTCGCACGCAAACAATAAAACTAAAAGAAGATTTAATCCAAATCTTCAGAAGAAGAGATTTTATATTCCTGAGGAGGATAAGTGGGTAACTTTAAAGGTATCTACTTCAGCGATCAGAACCATTAACAAAAATGGTATTACGGCCGTTTTGAAAAAAGCCAGAGCGAACGGTAACACATTGGTTTAAGTAATTAAAGCATTTAAAAGAATTTAATCATGGCTAAAAAAGGCAACAGAGTTCAGGTGATATTAGAATGCACCGAGCACAAAACAACTGGTAAACCAGGAACATCAAGATACATCACTACTAAGAATAGAAAAAACA includes the following:
- the rpmB gene encoding 50S ribosomal protein L28, with translation MSRVCQITGKRPQVGNNVSHANNKTKRRFNPNLQKKRFYIPEEDKWVTLKVSTSAIRTINKNGITAVLKKARANGNTLV
- the rpmG gene encoding 50S ribosomal protein L33: MAKKGNRVQVILECTEHKTTGKPGTSRYITTKNRKNTTERLELKKYNPILKKYTIHKEIK